A window of Rhododendron vialii isolate Sample 1 chromosome 13a, ASM3025357v1 contains these coding sequences:
- the LOC131313966 gene encoding uncharacterized protein LOC131313966: MLPKTRVRRGGAGTRGGRGRGRGHGVPLEDEVSQLGENPGGNPGAGTSRGAEVPQAQNQLLGISFRRNPPVFDGTSSDPLVADHWLAQIRKLFRALNIIEDNIRVGIVAVQLVKEAGEWWKSVLESRKDARRAARTAAQTNEPDIEDLTWAEFEALFEEQYFPKTSRENLREQFEKLEQGNMIVSEYVQKFQSLSRFAPELVVTEERKCRRFEKALHNTVKRMVMV, encoded by the exons ATGCTTCCAAAGACGCGTGTTAGGCGAGGTGGGGCTGGAACCCGGGGTGGTCgaggccgtggtcgtggccATGGGGTACCTCTTGAGGATGAAGTTAGCCAGCTtggggagaacccaggtggGAATCCAGGGGCTGGGACCAGTCGGGGTGCAGAAGTACCTCAAGCTCAAAACCAATTGCTAGGGATCTCGTT CCGTAGGAATCCACCGGTGTTTGATGGGACTAGTAGCGACCCTTTGGTAGCTGACCACTGGCTAGCTCAAATTCGTAAACTCTTTAGAGCTCTCAATATCATCGAAGACAACATCAGAGTAGGTATTGTGGCTGTTCAATTGGTTAAGGAGGCCGGTGAGTGGTGGAAATCTGTCTTAGAGTCAAGGAAGGATGCGAGGAGGGCggcaaggaccgcggctcaGACAAACGAACCGGATATTGAAGATTTGACATGGGCTGAATTTGAGGCGCTATTTGAGGAGCAGTATTTCCCAAAAACTTCACGTGAAAATCTTAGGGAGCAATTTGAGAAACTGGAGCAGGGTAATATGATTGTCTCAGAGTACGTGCAAAAGTTCCAATCTTTGTCTCGTTTTGCTCCAGAGTTGGTAGTAACAGAGGAGAGAAAGTGTCGACGGTTTGAAAAGGCATTGCATAACACTGTGAAAAGAATGGTGATGGTCTAG